One stretch of Nicotiana tabacum cultivar K326 chromosome 18, ASM71507v2, whole genome shotgun sequence DNA includes these proteins:
- the LOC142172751 gene encoding secreted RxLR effector protein 161-like → MESIPYSSIVGSLMYAQTCTRPDISFVVEMLGRYQSNPGIDYMLMYRRSKNLEVIGYSDSDFVGCIDTRKSTFGYLFQLAEGAISWKSAKKSVIATSTMEAESVACFEATIYALWLRNFISGLGVVDTITKPLKIYCDNSAAVFFSKNDKYSKGAKHMELKYFTAKEEVQKQRVSLDHIRTDLMIADPLTKGLQPKIFKEHVHRMGLGCIYD, encoded by the coding sequence ATGGAATCAATTCCTTACTCTTCAATTGTTGGTAGTCTGATGTATGCTCAGACTTGCACAAGACCGGATATTAGTTTTGTGGTCGAAATGCTAGGAAGATATCAGAGTAACCCAGGAATTGATTACATGCTCATGTATAGGAGATCCAAGAATTTGGAAGTTATTGGATACTCGGATTCAGATTTCGTTGGATGTATTGACACTAGAAAATCTACGTTTGGTTATTTGTTCCAATTAGCTGAAGGAGCAATATCGTGGAAGAGTGCCAAAAAATCTGTCATTGCTACATCCACGATGGAAGCAGAATCTGTGGCATGTTTTGAAGCCACAATTTATGCATTATGGCTGCGAAACTTTATTTCAGGACTTGGGGTTGTCGACACAATTACCAAGCCGCTGAAAATTTACTGTGATAATTCTGCTGCAGTATTCTTCTCCAAGAACGATAAGTACTCCAAGGGTGCCAAACATATGGAATTAAAATACTTTACCGCCAAGGAGGAAGTTCAGAAACAAAGAGTGTCACTTGACCATATTAGAACAGATCTCATGATTGCAGATCCGTTAACGAAAGGTTTACAGCCAAAGATATTTAAAGAACATGTACATAGAATGGGTCTTGGCTGTATTTATGACtga
- the LOC107785610 gene encoding cytochrome P450 94A1-like, protein MFFNFDLRPIFSQIYFYFLPLVFFLFFINFRTNILTNLFFLSKSTKIPRSYPIIGSYFSIKSNKNRRIQWTSDIVLRTPTLTFTLRRPFGHRHIFTGNSSNVQHILKNHFHNYQKGYLGKETLKDLLGNGIFNADGEIWKYQRKLASHEFNSKSLRKFVEKVVNVELCDRLIPILTMAAASKKCVLDMQDLLQRFAFDNICMVAYGYDPAYLLPSFPEAKFANAFEEVVRISSERFNSFAPFIWKLKRILNVGSEKKLKFCATQIREMAKEIIKEKKEKKSLLTNSSGDDLLSRFLISSEQYQDEEFIIDIVISFILAGRDTTSAALTWFFWLIFKNPNVEKEILEEIAKSSNEPSKYDEVKDMPYTHASLCESMRFFPPVPVDTKEAMQDDILPDGTFVKRGTRISYHPYAMGRAEAIWGKDWQTFRPERWLEKDVRTGNWRFVPKDPFVYPVFQAGPRVCLGKEMAFLQMKKVVAGVLRRFRVVPVVEKGEEEPVLIAYLTTRMKGGFLVRIEQRTN, encoded by the coding sequence atgttCTTCAACTTTGATCTTCGTCCAATATTTTCACAGATTTATTTTTACTTCCTCCCCTTAGTATTCTTCTTGTTCTTCATCAATTTTAGAACCAATATTTTAACCAATCTTTTTTTCCTATCCAAGTCCACCAAAATCCCAAGATCATATCCTATTATTGGCTCTTATTTCtcaattaaatccaacaaaaatcgTCGGATTCAATGGACATCTGATATTGTTTTACGTACACCAACTCTTACTTTTACCCTCCGTCGACCTTTTGGCCATCGTCATATATTCACAGGAAATTCCTCAAATGTTCAACACATTCTCAAAAACCATTTCCATAATTATCAAAAAGGGTATCTTGGTAAAGAAACTCTTAAGGATCTTTTAGGTAATGGGATTTTTAATGCTGATGGTGAAATTTGGAAATACCAAAGAAAACTTGCTAGCCATGAGTTTAACTCGAAATCTTTGCGTAAATTTGTTGAAAAGGTAGTAAATGTTGAACTATGTGATCGTCTTATTCCTATTCTGACTATGGCTGCGGCTTCTAAAAAGTGTGTTCTTGACATGCAAGATTTGCTTCAAAGGTTTGCTTTTGATAACATTTGCATGGTTGCTTATGGTTATGATCCTGCATATTTATTACCATCTTTTCCTGAGGCAAAATTTGCGAATGCTTTTGAAGAAGTTGTTCGAATTAGTAGTGAGAGATTCAATTCTTTTGCTCCGTTTATATGGAAGCTCAAGAGAATCCTCAACGTTGGATCGGAGAAGAAATTGAAGTTTTGCGCAACACAAATTCGCGAAATGGCTAAGGAAATAATCAAggaaaagaaggagaagaaatCACTTTTGACTAATTCTAGTGGTGATGATCTTCTTTCAAGATTCTTAATAAGCTCAGAGCAATATCAAGATGAAGAGTTCATTATAGATATTGTGATAAGCTTTATCTTGGCTGGAAGGGACACAACTTCTGCTGCACTAACATGGTTTTTCTGGTTGATTTTCAAGAATCCTAATGTCGAAAAAGAAATCTTGGAGGAAATCGCTAAGAGTAGTAATGAACCTTCGAAGTACGATGAAGTGAAGGACATGCCATATACTCATGCATCACTATGTGAGAGTATGAGATTTTTCCCACCTGTCCCTGTGGATACTAAAGAAGCCATGCAAGATGATATTTTGCCAGATGGAACGTTCGTGAAGAGAGGAACAAGAATAAGTTATCATCCGTACGCAATGGGGAGAGCGGAGGCTATATGGGGGAAGGACTGGCAGACTTTTAGACCAGAAAGGTGGCTGGAAAAGGATGTCAGGACTGGAAACTGGAGGTTTGTTCCTAAGGATCCGTTCGTGTATCCTGTGTTTCAAGCTGGACCTAGGGTTTGTTTAGGGAAGGAAATGGCATTCTTGCAGATGAAGAAGGTGGTTGCCGGAGTTCTACGGCGGTTTAGGGTGGTTCCGGTGGTGGAAAAAGGTGAAGAGGAGCCAGTGTTGATAGCTTACCTTACTACTAGGATGAAGGGTGGTTTCTTGGTGAGGATTGAGCAAAGGACAAATTGA